A genomic window from Anthonomus grandis grandis chromosome 2, icAntGran1.3, whole genome shotgun sequence includes:
- the LOC126749002 gene encoding phosphate carrier protein, mitochondrial-like isoform X2, with the protein MFSSLFPKVWCQAAESTPEPAAPQQGLVKSLVAGRQIAAAAVVEGDSCEFGSLKYFALCGLGGILSCGITHTAVVPLDLVKCRIQVDPAKYKSVFNGFKVTLAEDGARGLAKGWAPTFFGYSAQGLCKFGLYEVFKVFYTDVIGEENAFLYRTWLYLSASASAEFFADIALSPMEAAKVKIQTTPGFANTLREAWPRIYREEGMNGFYKSLVPLWMRQIPYTMMKFACFERTVELLYKHVVPKPRAECSKGEQLVVTFAAGYIAGVFCAIVSHPADTVVSKLNQEKGSTALEAAKKLGMAGLWKGLTPRIVMIGTLTALQWFIYDAFKVAMRMPRPPPPEMPESLKKKLAAQGKL; encoded by the exons ATGTTTTCATCTCTTTTTCCCAAAGTTTGGTGTCAGGCGGCTGAAAGCACACCAGAACCAGCAGCACCTCAACAAg gtcttGTTAAGTCTTTAGTCGCCGGAAGACAGATTGCCGCCGCAGCCGTAGTTGAAGGTGACAGCTGTGAATTTGGTTCATTAAAGTACTTTGCCCTTTGTGGTTTGGGAG GTATTCTGTCATGTGGAATTACTCATACAGCTGTAGTTCCTTTGGATCTTGTTAAATGTCGTATCCAAGTCGACCCTGCTAAATATAAATCTGTATTTAACG GGTTCAAAGTCACTCTTGCGGAAGATGGCGCCAGAGGATTGGCCAAAGGTTGGGCACCTACCTTCTTTGGATATTCTGCCCAGGGTTTATGCAAGTTTGGCTTGTATGAAGTCTTTAAA GTATTTTACACCGATGTTATTGGAGAAGAAAACGCATTCTTGTACCGTACATGGCTTTACCTCAGTGCCTCAGCTTCTGCTGAGTTCTTTGCTGATATTGCTTTGTCTCCTATGGAGGCTGCTAAGGTCAAAATTCAGACTACGCCCGGATTTGCTAACACCTTGAGGGAGGCTTGGCCTAGGATTTATAGAGaagaag GGATGAATGGTTTCTACAAATCCCTTGTGCCACTTTGGATGAGGCAAATCCCATACACCATGATGAAATTCGCCTGCTTTGAACGTACTGTTGAATTGTTATACAAACACGTCGTTCCTAAACCAAG ggcCGAGTGTTCCAAAGGTGAACAGCTTGTTGTCACATTTGCTGCTGGTTACATTGCTGGTGTATTCTGCGCTATCGTATCTCACCCTGCTGATACAGTCGTCAGTAAATTGAATCAAGAAAAGGGATCCACAGCCCTTGAAGCCGCCAAGAAATTAGGTATGGCTGGTTTGTGGAAGGGTCTAACTCCCAGGATAGTCATGATTGGTACCCTCACCGCCCTACAGTGGTTTATCTATGACGCTTTCAAG gTTGCTATGCGTATGCCACGTCCACCACCACCAGAAATGCCCGAATCATTGAAGAAAAAGCTGGCAGCCCAAGGAAAATTGTGA
- the LOC126749100 gene encoding uncharacterized protein LOC126749100 isoform X1 encodes MEQFASFMGHTKKTHENYYRLPQDIYQTAKVSKLLLAINSGKAQAYKGKSLDEIELSDGIETDSDLELTKDQHRGGEPTEKWNDCCDESKEESIIENTMEQIAGLQSQKEGKSKYYSETKKSTQDKKITRTRWLEEDKKIVRGYVQDHIKNKKAPKKHEVETFLDHHKSFLKKTNWVKLKPFVCNCYK; translated from the exons ATGGAACAATTTGCATCTTTCATGGGGCATACCAAAAAGACTCATGAAAATTATTACAG gcTTCCGCAAGACATCTATCAGACTGCAAAAGTCTCAAAATTGCTATTGGCCATAAATAGCGGAAAAGCCCAAGCTTATAAGGGAAAATCATTAGATGAAATTGAACTTTCTGATGGTATAGAAACTGACTCGGATTTGGAGTTAACTAAAGATCAACACA GAGGTGGCGAACCGACAGAAAAATGGAACGATTGTTGCGATGAATCAAAAG AAGAAAGCATTATTGAGAATACTATGGAACAGATAGCTGGATTGCAAAGTCAGAAAGAAGGTAAAAGTAAGT ATTATTCAGAGACAAAAAAGAGTACTCAggataaaaaaatcactaggACAAGGTGGCTTgaagaagataaaaaaatagtaagagGTTATGTTCAAGAccatatcaaaaacaaaaaggcTCCAAAAAAACATGAAGTAGAAACATTTTTAGACCATCATAAAAGTTTCCTTAAAAAGACCAACTGGGTGAAATTGAAGCCGTTCGTTTGCAACtgttacaaataa
- the LOC126749100 gene encoding uncharacterized protein LOC126749100 isoform X2, which produces MEQFASFMGHTKKTHENYYRLPQDIYQTAKVSKLLLAINSGKAQAYKGKSLDEIELSDGIETDSDLELTKDQHRGGEPTEKWNDCCDESKEESIIENTMEQIAGLQSQKEGKNYSETKKSTQDKKITRTRWLEEDKKIVRGYVQDHIKNKKAPKKHEVETFLDHHKSFLKKTNWVKLKPFVCNCYK; this is translated from the exons ATGGAACAATTTGCATCTTTCATGGGGCATACCAAAAAGACTCATGAAAATTATTACAG gcTTCCGCAAGACATCTATCAGACTGCAAAAGTCTCAAAATTGCTATTGGCCATAAATAGCGGAAAAGCCCAAGCTTATAAGGGAAAATCATTAGATGAAATTGAACTTTCTGATGGTATAGAAACTGACTCGGATTTGGAGTTAACTAAAGATCAACACA GAGGTGGCGAACCGACAGAAAAATGGAACGATTGTTGCGATGAATCAAAAG AAGAAAGCATTATTGAGAATACTATGGAACAGATAGCTGGATTGCAAAGTCAGAAAGAAGGTAAAA ATTATTCAGAGACAAAAAAGAGTACTCAggataaaaaaatcactaggACAAGGTGGCTTgaagaagataaaaaaatagtaagagGTTATGTTCAAGAccatatcaaaaacaaaaaggcTCCAAAAAAACATGAAGTAGAAACATTTTTAGACCATCATAAAAGTTTCCTTAAAAAGACCAACTGGGTGAAATTGAAGCCGTTCGTTTGCAACtgttacaaataa